TATACGAAAATGCAAAGGAATTAAAAAATTGTTTTAAACAAAATTCTTCAAAAAAAGCGATTGAAAAATTTAAAAATTATTATAGAAAATTAATGATTCGATTCCAGAAGTTTTAATGCAATTTGTAAACAAACATGTCTTAAATCACTTCAAAAGATACATAGAATACTTAGATGATGAAAATATTGAAAAAACATCAAATAAAGTAGAAAATTACTACAGACAAACAAATCCAGAAAAAATTAAGAAAACTTACAAAACTAAAAATGGAATTCTAACATTTTTAGACTACCAAATGAAAAACTGGACAAAAAATCACATAAAAATAAAATAAGCCTATAAAATTTTACAACCTCATTTTTTTTAAAAAAAAATATTTAATAACAATAGAAAAATTAATAGTGAAAAATAATTAAAAAAAAGAAATTAATAAATTAAAAAGACTTAGTCAGAGTTTTAAAATAAATTTAAAAAAAGAAAATAGCTAAGAAAAATCTTAACTATTTAATTGAGACTCGATAATCTGATCAACTAAATGTAAGAATTGATTCTTAGCTTCATATGGTATAATAGCGCCTGCTGCTATGTCATGTCCACCACCTTGTCCACCGAAGTTAACTGAAGCATCAGCTAAAGCTTTACCTAAATTAACTCCACATGTAACCATTGGTCGTGTAGCTCTACCAGAAACTTTAATATCTTTATGAAGTCTAGATAGGCCTAAAATAGGCTTATTATCATCTAATATTTTAGCAGACATTCCTACACCAGCAATTGTTCCAATGATACTTTTAAGGACTTTATCTTCACTGTAAATATATTGAATATAATTCATTTGTTGGGCACCTTCACGGTTAATCCAATCAAACCCTTTAGTGAGATTATCCCTATAAGATTTTTGAAATTTGAGAGCTTTATCTAAAGGCTCTTCTCGCTCACCAAGAATAATGCTAAGTGCTAATCCATATTCCTTGTTTTTACCACAAGCATCTAAGATTGCAGAATACTCTTCTAAATTACGTAAAACAGGATGCTCACGAGGAACACTATAAACATCCCCAAATATTTGAGGATTTATTTTTACAAGTTCATCTTTAACAACATCCTTTTCCTCATCTTCTAATTCAATGAAATTAATACCATAAGAAACACCCATTTTTTCAAGGAGTCCTTGGGAGTTCTCCAAGCTACCAGTTAAACCTGGAAGTGGGGGGTTTAAAGTATAAGCAATTGATTTAAATAAAGGTTCTTGTGTTTTAGAGACTATCTTTAAATCTTCATGGATTTCTAAATTACCTGCTTCTTGACCATCTTTTAATATTAATTGGTTTACACCAGTAAATCTATTCTGACATTGCATATCACCAAAAGCACCGATAAGTGCCATATATGCTAAATGTTTCTTACCCATATCTCTAACAACCAAATAGCTAGAACCTGCACCACTTATTTCACGACTTCCGTCAACACCAAATAAATGAGGGTTTACATGAACAAGATTATCTTTAGGTTTATGAGTACTTGGCTGATGGTGGTCTGCAACAATAACATCAGATTTTAGGGAATTAAGTTGTTTAATACAAGCACTGCCCATATCTGAAAAAACGTATAATTCATATTTTTCCTTTGCAACATCCCTAATTACATCTGGTTTTAAACGAGGAACAATAGTTATATGGAATTGTCCCCCTTCTTCTTTTATAGCATTAGCTATAACACCAGCTGCGGATATTCCGTCAGCATCATTATGAGAAATTAATCTAATAATGTTATCATTTTCAATATGCTTTTTAAGCATATCACAAGCTTCACTAGCCCTATTTAAAAGAGCGTGATGTTTTTCACTATCTCTATTTGACAAGGAGTGCTGCTTTTGTTGGATCGTATCTCCATCCTTCTGGTAATTGGCCATTTGCTGCATAGTATCTACCTAATCTACGAATTCTAGATTCAATGATAGTTAATCCTCTTTTACCATGAAGGTCTTTTGGGTTTTCTTCTAAATGATCTCTGATATTTACTGCTCTTCTGATTAAATTCATTAAATCTTCAGGGTAGTCTTCTGCTTGATCGTTTCTTTTTAAGATTTGGGTAATCTTTTCACCAGTTACTTCTTTAACACTAGGAATACCATATTGATCTCTTAAAATTACTCCGATTTGACTTGCAGTTTTACCTTCTCTTTTGAATTTTACAATAAATTCTTCGATTTCTTCATTAGTATATGCAATCCATTCTGGTCTTGCCATAAATATCCTCTCCAATAAGTTTTTTGATTATTTATAGTAAGGTCCTTTGTAAAATAATTCATCAATGAATTTTAATCAAGATAAACTATTTTAAATTCAAAAAATGAAAAAAATCTTTAAAAATAATTGATATTAAACTAAATTAAAGATAAT
This genomic stretch from Methanobrevibacter olleyae harbors:
- a CDS encoding single-stranded-DNA-specific exonuclease RecJ — its product is MLKKHIENDNIIRLISHNDADGISAAGVIANAIKEEGGQFHITIVPRLKPDVIRDVAKEKYELYVFSDMGSACIKQLNSLKSDVIVADHHQPSTHKPKDNLVHVNPHLFGVDGSREISGAGSSYLVVRDMGKKHLAYMALIGAFGDMQCQNRFTGVNQLILKDGQEAGNLEIHEDLKIVSKTQEPLFKSIAYTLNPPLPGLTGSLENSQGLLEKMGVSYGINFIELEDEEKDVVKDELVKINPQIFGDVYSVPREHPVLRNLEEYSAILDACGKNKEYGLALSIILGEREEPLDKALKFQKSYRDNLTKGFDWINREGAQQMNYIQYIYSEDKVLKSIIGTIAGVGMSAKILDDNKPILGLSRLHKDIKVSGRATRPMVTCGVNLGKALADASVNFGGQGGGHDIAAGAIIPYEAKNQFLHLVDQIIESQLNS
- a CDS encoding 30S ribosomal protein S15, whose amino-acid sequence is MARPEWIAYTNEEIEEFIVKFKREGKTASQIGVILRDQYGIPSVKEVTGEKITQILKRNDQAEDYPEDLMNLIRRAVNIRDHLEENPKDLHGKRGLTIIESRIRRLGRYYAANGQLPEGWRYDPTKAALLVK